The Psychrobacter raelei genome contains the following window.
GTGACCCACGATCAAGAAGAGGCGCGTGATGTGTCGGATGAGATTGTGGTAATGAATCATGGCTCGGTAGAGCAGATTGGCACCCCAGAGGCACTTATCGCCAAGCCTGCCAACGCGTTTGTGGCTGACTTTCTAGATTTGGTCTAAACGGCTTATGAGAGCGGATAGAGCGGATAGAGCGAGTACTGATATCCGTGAATCTATACCATGACTTTGTACCATGATTCTGTCCCATGATAATAAAAAAAGACCCAGCGCTATTGCTGGGTCTTTTTTATGGGGCATGTGTAGCAGCGTAGCGCCGCCGCTTATGAGGTTACCGCATCGCTATATTAACGCAGCAACATCACAGGCGCTGTGGTCTTCGTCAAAAGCTTGGTGGTGGTGCTACCGACGAAGAAGCGCCGCCATTTGGCATGACCATAGGCGCCGATAACGAACATGCTGATGTTGTGCTGGTTACGAAAGGCTGTGAGGGCTGAGACCACATCACCCTCGCCATATTTTTCACTGCTGATTAAATGGGCTGTGACCTCGAAGCCGGCATCGCTAAGCTGTTTTTGTGCTTTATACAACGCGCTTTCGTGCACGCTGTTCTTATTATCGACCATGACAATGTGGCCGGTAAGATTTTTGGCAATTTTATTGTCGCATACTTTTTGTACGGCTTTTTTTGCCGTCTCGCTGCCATCGAAAGCTATCATATAAGAGTCGGGGGTAATAAAGCCATCTGAGCAGATCAATATCGGGCAGTCCACGGCGCGTACCACGCTCTCAATCTGGCTACCTATGGTCATGTGATCGCCTTGATGATCGCGCCCACGGCGTCCTAAGATGATCATTTTGCTGTCATCAATGAAGTGTTGAATGGCGGCAAGCAGCTTACTACGGCGCAGATAGCGGTAGACATTGGCTTGGGGGAGATTGATTAAGATATGGGCTTTGGCATCTTGTAGTAGCGCCTCACCGTGCTGGTTGGCCACGCGCGCGCTTTGTTCATCAAGGAGGGTAAGCTGTTGTAGCAAGGTATTGCGGCTATCCATGCCAATAGAGCCGCTTAAATCATGACGATAGCTTTTGGGCACATCAATCACATGCAGCAGGCTAATAGGCAGCTTAAGCTCTCGGGCATACCAAGCGGCGTAGTCACAGACCGACTCTGTCACGCTCGAGCCATCGATACAGGCCAATATGGCAGGCTTATGAGGGGCTGGTGTAGAGCTTGTATTAGGCTCGGGGGTGATGGCCGTATCCACCGCCAAATCCAAGGCAGAGTCTGTCGCAAAGCGTGTCATGGCAAAATCCTTTTTTTTATAACGGGTCTATAAACACTATAGTTTGACGTGTTTTAATTATCAATGACTAATCCGTTGTGAGCAGTAATTAACCGATGTTTATATCTGAGGCATGCGATGAATGATGTCTTGGCACCACTGCGGCAAGTCAGGGTTAATGGCATACCACATCCAAGTGCCACGGCGCTCGCACGTCACAAGCCCCGCTTTTTTTAGGTGACTTAGATGACGAGAGATGGTCGGCTGCGGCTGCTGTAAGTGTTCAGTTAAGTGACACACACACAGCATGTCTTGCTCACGCAGCTGTAACATGAGCTTTAGGCGTGTGGGATCTGATAATGCTTTAAAAAATGTAACCGATGACACCATAGTCGACCCTCTGTTTTATGCAGACTTTAAGCAGTTTTATCACATCAGGGGTTATATCCGCATAACCGAATATAGTATACTCGGTTTTATACTATAAAGATAATCTATTAAAGCAAGCTATCTGTGGTCATTGTTGGCGTATTTTAGCGCTAGATTTTATAGCTTTTATGCCCTGCTGTTATGCCATCAATCGCTTTATCAATAGTACGAACTTTCTTAGTGCGGATTCCCTGATTGATAAATAGTAGCACAGGCTTATGCGATATTTTTGAATATATATAGTTTAAATATAGTTGTTTAATTCACTACACAATAGAGAGTGGTTATGGTACTTGCGGCGCTTATTTTTGTGGTTACATTGGTACTGGTTATCTGGCAGCCCAAAGGGCTTGGTATCGGGGTAAGCGCCAGCCTAGGCGCACTGGCGGCGTTATTAATGGGGGTAATCTCCTTGGCGGATATCCCTGTGGTCTGGGACATCGTGTGGAATGCTACCTTTGCGTTTATTGCCATTATTATTATCAGTCTGCTTCTGGATCAGGCCGGGTTTTTTGAATGGATAGCACTGCATGTGGCACGACTGGGCGGGGGTAATGCTAAGCTATTATTTGTGCTTATTGTGCTACTTGGGGCTGTGGTATCGGCGTTGTTTGCCAATGATGGCGCAGCGCTAATTTTGACCCCTATTGTGATAGCTATGCTGCTTAAGATGCGGGTGTCTGCCGCCACTACCTTGGCTTTTATCATGGCAGCAGGTTTTATTGCGGATACGGCAAGCTTGCCACTGGTGGTATCCAACCTGGTTAATATCGTATCGGCAGATTTTTTTAACTTAAGCTTTGATCGTTATGCTCAGGTGATGCTGCCGGTGAATATGGTGTCGGTACTAAGCTCACTTGCGGTACTGTACTTTTTTTATCAAAAAG
Protein-coding sequences here:
- a CDS encoding universal stress protein: MTRFATDSALDLAVDTAITPEPNTSSTPAPHKPAILACIDGSSVTESVCDYAAWYARELKLPISLLHVIDVPKSYRHDLSGSIGMDSRNTLLQQLTLLDEQSARVANQHGEALLQDAKAHILINLPQANVYRYLRRSKLLAAIQHFIDDSKMIILGRRGRDHQGDHMTIGSQIESVVRAVDCPILICSDGFITPDSYMIAFDGSETAKKAVQKVCDNKIAKNLTGHIVMVDNKNSVHESALYKAQKQLSDAGFEVTAHLISSEKYGEGDVVSALTAFRNQHNISMFVIGAYGHAKWRRFFVGSTTTKLLTKTTAPVMLLR
- a CDS encoding ArsR/SmtB family transcription factor, with the translated sequence MVSSVTFFKALSDPTRLKLMLQLREQDMLCVCHLTEHLQQPQPTISRHLSHLKKAGLVTCERRGTWMWYAINPDLPQWCQDIIHRMPQI